Proteins from one Saccharomyces eubayanus strain FM1318 chromosome XI, whole genome shotgun sequence genomic window:
- the SRL3 gene encoding DNA-binding protein SRL3, whose protein sequence is MFLKTPSWETVNETPKSRVLTINELISPGLDTESKRILATPARRYCKTSVTELQESPTFEHPSEDAESPAYQYNPQFHFHTPITPRTPRFEHAGIFFSPTPPLISPTAVAEEDNNGSLGEISQTLKTRLNCARDKVSKEHEDHFSAKKNSNSTNAYPALIPPPLTEKIRKGSYSNKFASKHRRCYSLDESKKFLSSLEDSSAHEAFLKAISSKHTKNDNVDNVNASPLRWSSHRRAQSIQGDSLHDFATIDTLLKMSSSKEN, encoded by the coding sequence ATGTTCCTTAAAACGCCTAGTTGGGAAACGGTCAATGAGACACCCAAATCAAGAGTTCTGACGATAAACGAGCTAATCTCGCCCGGTTTAGATACAGAGTCTAAAAGAATTTTGGCCACTCCTGCAAGGCGGTACTGTAAGACTTCGGTAACTGAATTGCAGGAGTCTCCTACATTCGAGCACCCATCCGAGGACGCCGAAAGCCCTGCCTACCAATACAATCCACAGTTTCACTTTCACACACCAATAACCCCCAGAACGCCCAGGTTTGAACATGcaggaatttttttctctccaACGCCTCCACTGATCTCTCCCACAGCCGTGGCTGAGGAAGACAATAACGGTTCCCTGGGTGAGATTTCACAAACATTGAAGACAAGACTCAACTGTGCTAGGGATAAGGTATCGAAAGAACATGAAGACCACTTTTCCGCGAAGAAAAACTCAAATTCTACCAATGCGTATCCAGCTTTGATCCCTCCTCCTTTAACTGAAAAGATACGAAAGGGTTCATATAGCAACAAATTTGCCTCCAAGCATAGACGATGTTACTCTTTAGATGAatctaaaaaatttttaagtTCTTTAGAAGACTCATCCGCGCATGAGGCGTTTCTAAAAGCAATTTCGTCTAAACACACCAAAAACGATAATGTGGATAATGTGAATGCCTCGCCGTTACGTTGGTCTTCGCATCGAAGAGCACAGAGTATACAGGGCGACTCTTTACATGACTTTGCCACCATTGATACCTTGTTGAAAATGTCTTCAtcaaaagagaattga